The following coding sequences are from one uncultured Desulfobacter sp. window:
- a CDS encoding site-specific DNA-methyltransferase, producing the protein MFDCKSMKTIHTHHIGTAEKMKKLADRSVNLVVTSPPYPMIDMWDDIFSSQDPKIAKALKKSDGPLAFELMHQVLDKVWEEVSRVLSPGGFACINIGDATRTINDHFALYPNHARILTATQALGFTALPCILWRKQTNAPNKFMGSGMLPAGAYVTLEHEYILILRKGGKREFTSAESKENRRQSALFWEERNQWFSDVWMDLKGTRQAMGKKKNRDRSGAFPFELAYRLINMYSVKEDLVLDPFMGTGTTTLAAMAAGRNSAGYEIDPTLLENFYDKCRESLGPFSSAIQHRIDLHTQFVQDRLAAGKPIKYENAHYGFPVITRQEKELGFNIPLSVEQQADKSVVVNYDIPFRETISAVGVSQSTASEHRSSGKKSKADGLLFPNFDSGS; encoded by the coding sequence ATGTTTGATTGTAAATCTATGAAAACCATTCACACCCACCATATCGGCACCGCCGAAAAAATGAAAAAATTGGCTGACCGAAGTGTCAATCTTGTGGTGACATCACCGCCATATCCCATGATTGACATGTGGGATGACATCTTTAGCAGCCAGGATCCCAAAATCGCTAAAGCCCTTAAGAAATCGGACGGCCCTCTCGCCTTTGAACTCATGCACCAGGTATTGGATAAGGTTTGGGAAGAGGTTTCCAGGGTGCTTTCCCCCGGCGGGTTTGCCTGTATCAATATCGGTGACGCAACACGCACCATCAACGACCATTTTGCCCTGTATCCCAACCACGCCAGGATTTTAACGGCAACCCAGGCATTGGGCTTTACGGCGCTTCCCTGCATATTATGGCGCAAGCAGACCAATGCGCCCAACAAATTCATGGGATCGGGTATGCTGCCGGCCGGGGCCTATGTCACCCTGGAACATGAATATATTCTGATCTTGAGAAAAGGGGGGAAACGCGAATTTACATCTGCCGAATCCAAGGAGAACCGGCGGCAGAGCGCCTTGTTCTGGGAGGAGCGCAACCAATGGTTTTCAGACGTCTGGATGGATCTTAAAGGCACCCGCCAGGCCATGGGAAAGAAAAAGAACCGTGACCGCAGCGGCGCCTTCCCCTTTGAACTGGCCTACCGCCTGATCAATATGTATTCGGTGAAAGAGGATCTTGTGCTGGACCCGTTTATGGGGACCGGCACCACAACGCTTGCCGCCATGGCAGCAGGACGCAACAGTGCAGGATATGAAATAGACCCAACGCTTCTGGAGAATTTTTACGATAAGTGCCGTGAATCCCTTGGCCCGTTTTCATCAGCCATCCAGCACCGCATAGACCTTCATACCCAATTTGTCCAAGATCGTCTGGCCGCCGGAAAACCCATCAAGTACGAAAATGCCCATTATGGCTTCCCCGTGATAACCCGCCAGGAAAAAGAACTTGGTTTCAATATTCCTCTATCTGTTGAACAACAGGCTGATAAAAGTGTGGTTGTCAATTACGACATCCCGTTCCGGGAAACCATAAGTGCCGTTGGTGTCTCGCAAAGCACCGCAAGTGAGCATCGGTCATCCGGAAAAAAATCAAAAGCTGACGGGCTTTTATTTCCGAATTTTGATTCCGGTTCCTGA
- the tpx gene encoding thiol peroxidase produces MGSITLGGNAITLAGDFPKTGDKAKDFTLVGQDLSEVKLSGYAGKQVVLNIFPSLDTPVCATGVRKFNETAGSKENTVVLCVSGDLPFAHKRFCVAEGIENVVTASAFRNPQFALDYGVAIQDGPLAGLTARAVVVLNASGEVVYTELVPEIKQEPDYEAALAALS; encoded by the coding sequence ATGGGATCTATTACTCTCGGTGGCAACGCGATAACTTTGGCTGGTGATTTTCCTAAGACCGGTGACAAAGCAAAGGATTTTACCCTTGTGGGTCAGGATCTGTCAGAGGTCAAACTCTCTGGGTATGCCGGTAAACAGGTGGTGCTCAACATTTTTCCAAGCCTTGATACCCCCGTTTGTGCCACAGGCGTTCGTAAATTCAATGAAACCGCCGGCAGCAAGGAGAATACCGTTGTACTCTGTGTTTCCGGGGATCTGCCTTTTGCCCACAAACGGTTCTGCGTTGCCGAAGGTATTGAAAACGTTGTGACGGCTTCTGCCTTCCGGAATCCCCAGTTCGCCCTTGATTATGGTGTGGCTATCCAGGACGGGCCCCTGGCCGGTCTTACGGCCCGGGCGGTTGTTGTCCTCAATGCATCCGGCGAGGTGGTTTACACCGAGCTTGTACCGGAAATCAAACAAGAACCAGATTATGAAGCTGCACTGGCAGCATTGTCCTAA
- a CDS encoding N-6 DNA methylase: MNITNTVKAFGCHDVVLFEGSPDPRHIDYLDLLKQPGQKHPKIDAVAEFQSSPLLYIISGERMHHIDDDKLLDLQCLLANRGERAFLGIISPGELVVHPINLDRSALIDKKSISIKKDSANAPLFFQSIVNGVFTLEGQPEAPDFVFKAILDLITNSSRELIEHYDINPLDVLSFLGRALFFRFLWDRKIILPNELDSICPGTDSHAGCFKNVVNSVATCQWLDQTFNGDLLPFSEDYISVFEKAERQTNGKLFLHLKAILKSWEYAGISAFQTVIDWGDLDFAHIPIGVLSQVYENFSKIWDSQQREQTSAYYTPKNIARYLVDDAFEGLLNKKEARILDPSCGAGIFLVLSFRKLVAAQWEHDGKRPNTKTIQAILYQQVCGFDVSESALRLSALSLYITAIELNGTPRPPKSLKFPKPLQGIVLHNHRRPEERDTKEFVLGSLRSDIPKEFDGCFDIVIGNPPWSRLKGDKSAFTKLTRKILIERRLTDISETYNNPDNNPDLPFLWKSAQWAKPNGIIAMALPGRIFLKQTKPGIKAFNAILKGIEITGILNGSNLSDSPVWPGMNQPFMLLFARNQIPPADHSFYFVTPHFERYLNDKGRLRIDYQSAHPVSITQLIERPRLLKTLAIGTILDQGLIEKINCLDWPTVKSYWESHNLYTGLGFNLSPKRKQYDASPMRGLPVFSRPGDNSFLVDLSFAEKFTKPTVHRTRQIELYTPPLLIIPESPGKSLFTPKSWIVKTPVAFSKSYYGFSAFGSEQSDLEIAILHLITHSELFRYYVLMTSSRVAAERRTFLKESIDNFPYPEIKNLAKSIKTNILKLSHNLETSQQKPWGEINNLIFDLYGLDKNDQQVIKDTLEVGEPFKKSRDRANAVPTKSERQSFYLRLQKFLSPSFSITNEQVSINEVEFKNQDIISSWHFFFVSSSTIVTNPAEKMHESLLHKISEEANKTGCSRVIVHGDGYLIIGIIRQYRYWTLSRAQLCALEIQRRHLDTFPIGRS, translated from the coding sequence ATGAATATAACAAATACCGTCAAAGCATTTGGATGCCATGATGTTGTATTGTTTGAAGGCTCCCCTGACCCGAGACACATAGATTATCTTGATTTACTCAAACAGCCAGGACAAAAACATCCAAAGATTGATGCCGTTGCAGAATTTCAATCCAGCCCCCTATTATATATTATTTCAGGGGAAAGGATGCATCATATAGATGATGATAAATTATTAGATCTGCAATGCCTTTTGGCAAACCGTGGAGAAAGGGCCTTTCTTGGAATCATTAGTCCGGGAGAACTGGTTGTTCATCCCATCAATTTAGATCGTTCTGCATTAATAGATAAAAAAAGTATTTCTATCAAAAAGGACTCTGCGAATGCACCACTGTTTTTTCAAAGCATTGTAAATGGTGTTTTCACTCTGGAGGGCCAACCAGAAGCCCCGGATTTTGTTTTTAAAGCAATTCTTGATCTAATAACAAATTCATCAAGAGAGCTGATAGAACATTATGATATCAATCCACTTGACGTTCTTTCATTCCTTGGCCGGGCTTTGTTTTTTCGTTTTCTGTGGGACAGGAAAATAATCCTGCCGAACGAACTTGATTCTATCTGCCCAGGCACAGATTCTCACGCAGGTTGCTTTAAAAATGTGGTCAATTCTGTTGCCACATGCCAATGGCTTGATCAAACCTTTAACGGTGATTTACTGCCCTTCTCTGAAGATTATATCTCTGTTTTTGAAAAGGCTGAGCGTCAAACCAATGGTAAGCTATTTCTTCATTTGAAGGCCATTCTCAAAAGCTGGGAGTATGCCGGAATCAGTGCGTTTCAAACTGTAATTGATTGGGGTGATCTTGATTTTGCCCATATCCCTATTGGGGTGCTCAGTCAAGTATATGAAAATTTCAGCAAGATATGGGATTCCCAACAAAGGGAACAGACAAGTGCGTATTATACTCCGAAAAACATAGCTCGATATCTTGTTGATGATGCATTTGAAGGGCTTTTAAACAAAAAAGAGGCCCGAATTTTGGACCCCAGTTGCGGAGCGGGAATTTTTCTTGTTCTATCGTTTAGAAAGTTGGTGGCTGCTCAATGGGAACATGATGGTAAGAGGCCAAATACAAAAACAATCCAGGCAATTCTTTACCAGCAAGTGTGCGGTTTCGATGTCAGTGAGTCGGCACTGCGCCTTTCGGCGTTATCTCTTTATATTACGGCCATCGAGTTAAATGGCACTCCACGCCCTCCAAAGAGCTTAAAATTCCCAAAACCTCTACAGGGGATTGTGCTGCATAATCATAGGAGGCCAGAAGAAAGAGATACCAAGGAGTTTGTATTAGGCAGTTTACGTTCTGATATACCAAAGGAATTTGATGGTTGTTTTGATATTGTTATTGGTAATCCACCTTGGAGCAGATTAAAAGGAGATAAGTCTGCGTTCACGAAGTTGACACGCAAAATCCTTATAGAAAGAAGACTTACAGACATTTCTGAGACGTATAATAATCCAGATAACAATCCCGATTTGCCGTTTTTATGGAAATCTGCTCAATGGGCAAAGCCAAATGGTATAATTGCCATGGCATTGCCGGGGCGAATATTCCTCAAACAGACAAAGCCTGGAATAAAGGCGTTTAATGCGATATTAAAAGGGATAGAAATCACTGGTATTTTAAATGGCTCAAACTTATCCGACAGTCCTGTATGGCCTGGTATGAATCAACCTTTCATGCTTCTTTTTGCTCGTAATCAAATACCACCCGCAGATCACAGTTTTTATTTTGTTACCCCTCATTTTGAACGATATTTGAATGATAAAGGGAGGCTAAGAATTGATTATCAATCAGCCCACCCGGTATCTATCACGCAATTAATTGAAAGGCCAAGGCTATTAAAAACGCTTGCCATCGGAACGATCCTTGATCAAGGATTGATAGAAAAAATTAACTGTCTTGATTGGCCGACTGTTAAATCTTACTGGGAAAGTCATAATCTATACACTGGACTGGGATTTAACTTATCTCCGAAACGAAAACAATATGATGCCTCTCCCATGCGGGGGTTACCTGTTTTTTCCAGGCCTGGCGACAATTCATTTTTAGTTGATTTATCCTTTGCTGAAAAGTTTACCAAGCCAACAGTCCATAGGACAAGACAGATAGAATTGTATACACCGCCGTTACTAATCATTCCCGAATCTCCAGGCAAATCATTATTCACCCCAAAATCATGGATTGTAAAAACACCCGTCGCATTTAGTAAAAGTTATTACGGCTTTTCGGCATTTGGGAGTGAACAATCGGATTTAGAAATAGCTATATTACACCTCATAACCCATTCTGAACTTTTTAGGTATTATGTGCTGATGACAAGTTCCAGAGTAGCTGCTGAGAGGAGAACTTTCCTTAAAGAATCAATTGATAATTTCCCTTACCCCGAGATAAAGAACCTGGCTAAATCTATTAAAACTAATATCTTAAAATTATCACATAACCTTGAGACATCACAACAAAAGCCCTGGGGAGAGATTAATAACCTCATCTTTGATCTCTATGGATTAGATAAAAATGACCAACAAGTTATAAAGGATACTCTTGAAGTTGGTGAGCCGTTTAAAAAATCACGAGATCGGGCAAATGCCGTACCTACTAAATCTGAGCGCCAGTCATTTTATTTGCGGCTTCAAAAATTTTTATCGCCATCTTTTTCCATTACGAATGAACAGGTATCAATTAATGAAGTTGAATTTAAAAATCAGGATATAATATCCTCTTGGCATTTTTTCTTTGTATCGTCATCTACTATAGTAACGAACCCGGCAGAAAAAATGCATGAAAGCCTACTTCATAAAATTTCTGAGGAAGCGAACAAGACCGGTTGCAGCAGAGTTATAGTCCATGGAGATGGTTACCTTATTATAGGAATCATACGTCAGTACCGCTATTGGACATTGAGTCGTGCTCAATTATGTGCTCTTGAGATCCAGCGCCGCCATCTGGATACATTCCCCATAGGGAGATCTTAA
- a CDS encoding multiheme c-type cytochrome codes for MSKTKVRIQSAVTICGLVCLCFVLVLIFRGETPSVNTDSEEQAFNLEQFIDPETCGGCHDEIMYQWQTSMHHLSHQDPVYTRVAKFYLQGLTEAGHIEEAESCVKCHTPVGVVSGFPKKVSDEFADVPEIAAQGIQCDYCHVAVDITKMYNNGLVLSPGQGEDDPGVKYGPFDDTEPEFHDAAYSKLHTDSKVCGTCHDVKHVAFGTDLETTYTEWENGPYNSPDPEKHISCQGCHMYQRPGVPATASTPRPENPGSATQDAKQRPHIFTHYFVGANSGLPGMFSDKEKSNMAVERLKHAAEIFLEMEADQRVRVVVANTGAGHSLPTGLTDMRQMWLEVTLVDSEGNIVYKTGVPDENHELPEDTVIFNTVFGDGNGNPVINIAKAKEILSDTRIPVGESASHLFELNPAPQSGCKLTARLLYRSMPQKILNQLPGEPLGPLPVVEMAAVYKIF; via the coding sequence ATGAGTAAAACAAAAGTAAGGATTCAGTCTGCCGTCACCATCTGCGGACTGGTTTGCCTGTGTTTTGTATTGGTGTTGATTTTTCGCGGTGAGACCCCTTCGGTTAACACCGATTCTGAAGAACAGGCCTTTAATCTGGAACAATTCATTGACCCGGAAACCTGTGGCGGCTGCCATGATGAGATTATGTACCAGTGGCAGACCTCCATGCACCACCTTTCCCATCAGGATCCGGTGTATACCCGGGTGGCAAAATTTTATCTCCAGGGCCTGACCGAGGCCGGTCATATAGAGGAGGCCGAGTCATGCGTGAAGTGCCACACCCCTGTGGGCGTTGTCAGCGGTTTCCCCAAAAAAGTGTCCGATGAATTCGCAGACGTTCCGGAGATTGCGGCCCAGGGCATCCAATGCGATTATTGCCACGTGGCCGTAGACATCACCAAGATGTATAACAACGGACTGGTTCTCTCCCCCGGCCAGGGTGAGGATGATCCCGGTGTCAAGTATGGGCCTTTTGATGATACGGAACCTGAGTTTCATGATGCGGCATACTCAAAACTGCACACCGATTCAAAAGTTTGCGGTACCTGCCATGATGTGAAGCATGTGGCCTTCGGCACCGACCTTGAAACCACATACACGGAATGGGAAAACGGCCCGTACAACAGCCCGGATCCGGAAAAGCATATCTCCTGTCAGGGGTGCCATATGTACCAGCGGCCGGGCGTACCTGCCACAGCGTCCACCCCCCGGCCCGAAAATCCGGGCAGTGCAACCCAGGACGCCAAACAGCGGCCTCACATCTTTACCCACTATTTTGTGGGTGCCAATTCCGGTCTGCCCGGGATGTTTTCCGACAAAGAGAAATCCAACATGGCTGTGGAACGCTTAAAACATGCAGCTGAAATCTTTCTGGAGATGGAGGCTGATCAGCGTGTTCGGGTGGTTGTTGCCAATACGGGCGCCGGACACAGCCTGCCCACAGGCTTGACGGATATGCGCCAGATGTGGCTTGAAGTCACCTTGGTGGACAGTGAAGGCAATATCGTATACAAGACCGGTGTTCCCGATGAAAATCATGAACTGCCCGAAGATACGGTGATATTTAACACCGTTTTTGGGGACGGCAACGGCAATCCTGTCATCAACATTGCAAAAGCCAAGGAAATTTTGTCCGACACCCGGATCCCCGTGGGCGAAAGTGCGTCCCATCTGTTTGAATTAAATCCGGCCCCCCAAAGTGGATGCAAACTGACCGCGCGCCTGCTGTACCGCTCCATGCCCCAGAAAATTCTCAATCAATTGCCTGGCGAGCCCTTAGGGCCTCTGCCGGTGGTGGAGATGGCTGCGGTATACAAAATATTTTAA
- a CDS encoding dihydrofolate reductase family protein: MQVILLMASTVDGKIAKDSSQLVDWTGKADKKYFVELTKKAGVMIMGSKSYDTLGSPLPGRLNIVMTRDKSRQSDQDNLIFTDLSPAEILDDLGNKGYTSAALIGGATINTLFARDNLITQVHLTMVPRLFGSGLSLFAPPLDLDTALKLESYQDIGEGHLLLIYHVVNHEEQ; encoded by the coding sequence ATGCAAGTCATTTTGCTGATGGCCTCAACCGTGGACGGTAAGATTGCAAAGGATTCCAGCCAACTTGTGGACTGGACCGGCAAAGCCGATAAAAAATATTTTGTGGAATTGACCAAAAAGGCAGGGGTTATGATCATGGGATCAAAAAGTTATGATACACTTGGCTCCCCCTTGCCCGGTCGTCTGAATATTGTTATGACCCGGGATAAATCCAGGCAAAGTGATCAAGACAATCTGATATTTACGGATTTGTCCCCGGCTGAAATTCTTGATGATCTTGGGAACAAGGGGTACACCAGCGCGGCCTTGATCGGCGGTGCCACCATCAACACCTTGTTTGCCCGGGACAACCTGATTACCCAGGTGCATTTGACCATGGTACCCCGGCTGTTTGGTTCAGGGTTGTCCTTATTTGCACCTCCCCTTGATCTTGATACGGCCCTTAAGCTTGAGTCTTATCAGGATATTGGAGAGGGGCACCTTTTACTCATTTATCATGTGGTGAACCATGAAGAACAATGA
- the lexA gene encoding transcriptional repressor LexA — MKDLTKIQFNIYQFISKWHQENGYPPTQAEIKTHFGYKSQNTVRNHLVLIEKKGYIRLNCGKARGIQLVDPVFNGMKNGSISLLGDIAAGVPIWAEQNFDDQLPINPVLFGGGELFALRVIGDSMTGAGIKNRDIAIIKWQDSVNNGEIAAVLIDNEATLKRVVLSSDRLILKPENPAFKDLEVPKNNNDTIRILGLYKGIIRTESKLGCS; from the coding sequence ATGAAAGATTTAACGAAAATACAATTCAACATCTATCAATTTATTTCCAAGTGGCATCAGGAGAACGGTTATCCACCAACACAGGCTGAAATAAAAACTCACTTTGGTTATAAAAGCCAGAACACTGTACGTAATCACCTTGTCCTGATTGAAAAAAAAGGCTATATCCGACTAAATTGTGGCAAAGCAAGGGGAATACAATTGGTTGACCCTGTTTTTAACGGAATGAAAAATGGCTCAATTTCATTGCTTGGGGATATTGCAGCAGGCGTCCCAATATGGGCAGAGCAGAATTTTGATGATCAATTACCCATCAACCCCGTACTATTTGGAGGCGGTGAGCTTTTTGCTCTTAGGGTGATCGGTGATAGCATGACAGGCGCAGGTATTAAAAACAGGGATATAGCGATTATAAAATGGCAGGATAGTGTCAATAACGGAGAGATTGCCGCGGTCCTAATTGATAATGAAGCCACACTTAAGCGAGTTGTTTTGTCTTCTGATCGACTTATTTTAAAGCCGGAAAATCCTGCATTTAAAGACCTTGAAGTCCCTAAAAATAACAATGATACAATCCGCATCCTTGGGTTGTACAAAGGTATCATTCGAACAGAAAGCAAACTGGGGTGCTCATGA
- a CDS encoding transposase, translating into MARMARAVAPGFPHHITQRGNRRQQTFFSDQDFEAYLTFMSEWCLEYKVEIWAYCLMPNHIHLIAVPETKDGLNLAIGEAHRRYTRMINFREGWRGHLWQGRFASFIMEERHLLACTRYIEYNPVRAGLVKRPEDWKWSSAGAHMDEKDDILVKTSPLLELVNIPWRDFLSSDIHTSEIELFRKHEQTGRPLGKTTFVKQLETILERRLRPKKPGRKKNR; encoded by the coding sequence ATGGCACGGATGGCAAGGGCAGTGGCTCCGGGTTTCCCTCATCACATCACACAAAGGGGGAATAGACGGCAGCAGACATTTTTCAGCGATCAGGACTTCGAGGCCTATCTGACTTTTATGTCGGAATGGTGTCTGGAATATAAAGTCGAAATCTGGGCGTATTGCCTGATGCCCAACCACATCCACCTGATTGCCGTTCCGGAAACCAAGGATGGTTTAAATCTGGCCATCGGGGAAGCACACAGGCGATATACCAGAATGATCAATTTCAGGGAGGGTTGGCGCGGTCATTTATGGCAGGGGCGGTTTGCGTCATTTATCATGGAAGAAAGGCATTTATTGGCGTGTACCCGGTATATTGAGTACAATCCGGTCCGTGCCGGTCTTGTAAAACGTCCTGAGGATTGGAAATGGAGCAGTGCCGGGGCACATATGGATGAAAAAGATGATATTCTTGTCAAAACAAGCCCCTTGCTTGAGCTTGTCAATATTCCCTGGAGAGATTTTTTATCTTCTGATATTCATACTTCTGAAATCGAATTGTTCAGAAAGCATGAACAGACCGGTCGACCGTTGGGGAAAACGACCTTTGTAAAACAATTGGAGACTATTTTAGAAAGGCGATTGAGGCCGAAAAAGCCTGGTCGAAAGAAAAATAGGTAA
- a CDS encoding manganese efflux pump MntP family protein, giving the protein MHLFDIVVISIGLAMDASAVSMAAAACGYAQDLRAVFRLAFHFGLFQFMMPVVGWFLGTGFVAYVRAVDHWIAFGLLAFVGGRMVREGLSHTEECLHRDPSRGLTMVMLSVATSIDALAIGLGLAVMDVNIWYPSALIGIITCAMSVAAIYIGKRVGSTFGSKMEVVGGVILIGLGLKILIPELFFNV; this is encoded by the coding sequence ATGCATTTGTTCGATATTGTTGTCATCTCCATCGGACTGGCCATGGATGCCTCGGCCGTATCCATGGCCGCTGCGGCCTGCGGGTATGCACAAGACCTGCGGGCCGTGTTTCGTCTGGCGTTTCACTTTGGTCTGTTTCAGTTCATGATGCCGGTGGTCGGATGGTTTCTGGGTACCGGATTTGTCGCATATGTCCGGGCCGTGGACCACTGGATCGCCTTTGGGCTCCTGGCCTTTGTGGGCGGGCGCATGGTCCGGGAAGGCTTATCCCACACCGAAGAGTGCCTTCACAGGGATCCATCCAGGGGTCTGACCATGGTCATGCTCAGTGTCGCCACAAGCATTGATGCCCTGGCCATCGGCCTGGGACTGGCCGTGATGGATGTCAATATCTGGTACCCCTCCGCCCTCATCGGCATTATCACCTGCGCCATGTCCGTGGCCGCCATTTACATCGGCAAACGGGTGGGCTCGACCTTCGGCAGTAAAATGGAGGTTGTTGGCGGCGTTATATTGATTGGCCTTGGCTTGAAAATACTTATTCCTGAACTCTTTTTTAATGTTTGA
- a CDS encoding transposase — translation MARMARAMAPGFPHHITQRGNRRQQTFFSDQDFEAYLAFMSEWCLEYKVEIWAYCLMPNHTHLIAVPETKDGLNPAIGEAHRRYTRMINFREGWRGHLWQGGVIYHGRKAFIGVYPVC, via the coding sequence ATGGCACGGATGGCAAGGGCAATGGCTCCGGGTTTCCCTCATCACATCACACAAAGGGGGAATAGACGGCAGCAGACATTTTTCAGCGATCAGGACTTCGAGGCCTATCTGGCTTTTATGTCGGAATGGTGTCTGGAATATAAAGTCGAAATCTGGGCGTATTGCCTGATGCCCAACCACACTCACCTGATTGCCGTTCCGGAAACCAAGGATGGTTTAAATCCGGCCATCGGGGAAGCACACAGGCGATATACGAGAATGATCAATTTCAGGGAAGGTTGGCGCGGTCATTTATGGCAGGGGGGCGTCATTTATCATGGAAGAAAGGCATTTATTGGCGTGTACCCGGTATGTTGA